The window GCCACGGCGACAATGTGATTGCCGGCAGCACAAACACGCCCTGGTATATGGGCCCGAGCCTGCTCGACCATCTGGAGGCGATCGAAATCGGCGCGGAGAAGGAAGAGCCGCCCTTGCGCTTTCCGGTGCAGTGGGTCAACCGGCCGAACTCGGAGTTCCGCGGCTATTCGGGCACCGTGGCGAGCGGCTCGCTCCGCGCCGGCGACAAGGTCATCATCGCCAGGTCGGGACGCATGTCGCAGGTCAAGGACATCGTCACCATGGACGGCAAGATCGCCGAGGCCGGCGCCGGAGAGGCGGTAACGCTGGTGCTCAAGGACGACATCGACGTGAGCCGCGGCGACCTCATCTGCGCCGCCGACGCGCGACCCGAGGTCGCCGATCAGATCGCCGCCCACATCATCTGGATGAGCGAGGACCCGCTCCTGCCCGGGCGTCCCTACCAGCTCAAATGCGGGACCAGCACGGTGCGCGCCACCGTCACCGGGCTCAAGCACAAGATCGATGTCAACAGTTTCAGCGAACTGGCGAGCAAATCGCTCGATCTCAACGAGATCGGCTTCTGCAACCTGTCGCTCGCCGAGCCGATCGCCTTCGACGCCTACGAGGAAAACCGCGCCACCGGCGCGTTCATTCTCATCGACCGGTTCACCAACGCCACCGTCGCCGCCGGCATGATCCGCTTCGGCCTCAGGCGCGCCACCAACGTGCACTGGCAGGCGCTCGACATTCACAAGGGCGCGCGCGCCGAGATGAAGCACCAGCGGCCGTGCATGCTGTGGTTCACCGGCCTGTCCGGCGCCGGCAAGTCGACCATCGCCAATCTGGTGGAGAAGAAGCTGCACGCGCTTGGCCGCCACACCTACACGCTCGACGGCGACAATGTGCGCCACGGGCTGAACCGCGACCTCGGCTTCACCGACGCCGACCGGGTCGAGAACATCCGCCGCGTCGCCGAGACGGCGAAGCTGTTCGTCGATGCCGGGCTGATCGTGCTCGTTTCCTTCATCTCGCCGTTCCGCTCGGAAAGGCGGATGGCGCGAGAGCTGGTCGACAAGGGCGAGTTCGTCGAGGTGTTCGTCGACACGCCGATCGAGGTGTGCGCCGCGCGCGACCCCAAGGGCCTCTACAAGCGGGCGATGGCCGGCGAGATCAAGAATTTCACCGGCATCGACTCGCCTTACGAGATCCCCCGCGACGCCGAGATCCGCGTCGACACCACCGACCGCAAGCCGGAAGCGGTCGCGGAAGAGATCATCGCCTATCTCTCGGAGGGCGGGTATTTGGGGTAGACGGCGTGCACGAATAAGTCTTCTCCGATGGAAGAATTTGGTAGGCGTATACGATCAGATTCGTAGGGCGGATTTGGCGAAGCCGTAACCCGCCATGTTGCCGGCCGGAACGGCGGATGACGCCGCGCCAATCCGCCCTGTGAGCTTATCCGGGCCGCGCCGGTTGCGATAACCGAGTGCAATTCGCGCGGCATCAAAACGCCTTCGGCAGTCCCGCCTGCCGCAGAACGGCATTGGCCGTGTGGCGGCTGGCAATTCCAACCGGTACGGGAAAGTTTCTTTCGGTGATCGGACTGTGCCAGATTTCGTGGCTGCCCTTGCCTTGCCGGACGAGCCTGCATCCCGCTGCGCGCAACACTTCGCGCAGCGGCCGATCGAACTGCGGAGCCATTCAGGCGGCTGCGGGCTCGGCTTCGCGCAACGCGGTGATCTGCAGATAGAGCGAGGCGGGATCGACGCCCGGATGATTGTCGGGCAGGAGGTCCAGCGCCATCGCCGATATCTTCGCCAACAGTCCGTCGAGCGTCGGCGCCTCGGCGGCGGCCGGGATGTCGTCGCTATGTCCGGTCCACACCGCCGCCTCGTCGTCCCACGCGGCGGAAATCGTGAAGATTACCGGTTTGGCCATGCTGACACCTTGTCTGACTTCAGGAATCCTATCATAGCTGCGGCGAACGTCACAGCAATTGCCGGAATGGAACGGTATATTCAATTACGCAATTACGGTGACAGTGCACTTAATTGTCCATCGCCGCAGAGCGTATTGACCGAATTAAATGTACTGTCACCGAAACGCCCGCAGAGCGTATTGACCGAATTAAATGCACTGTCACCGAAACTCCGCCTGTCACCGAAACCGCACCGAAACCGCCGAAACTCGAAACTCCGCTCCAGCCCCATGAGGCGCATCAGCCGCCGCACCCGGTGACGGCCGACGGCAATGCCATCACGGCGCAGCTGCCGCGCCATCTGGCGAGAGCCCTAGAACGGATACTTCAGGAACAGCTCGTCGATCCGCCGCATCAGCGCCAGGTTCTCAGGGCTCTCGCCCTTCGGCGCGTAGTAGAGCGACGAGCGGCCGATCGACAGAACCTTGCATTGACGGCTCAAGCTCAGACCAGGGTGGCCGCGCACGACCATCGCCTTGCGCTCC is drawn from Hyphomicrobiales bacterium and contains these coding sequences:
- a CDS encoding type II toxin-antitoxin system HicA family toxin — encoded protein: MAPQFDRPLREVLRAAGCRLVRQGKGSHEIWHSPITERNFPVPVGIASRHTANAVLRQAGLPKAF
- a CDS encoding DUF1902 domain-containing protein, which gives rise to MAKPVIFTISAAWDDEAAVWTGHSDDIPAAAEAPTLDGLLAKISAMALDLLPDNHPGVDPASLYLQITALREAEPAAA
- the cysN gene encoding sulfate adenylyltransferase subunit CysN, translating into MAKPAEKPAPEALSAYLAAQESKGILRFLTCGSVDDGKSTLIGRLLYDTKLLFDDQLAVLETDSRKYGTTGDDVDLALVVDGLQAEREQGITIDVAYRFFATDKRSFIVADTPGHEQYTRNMATGASNSELAVILVDARAGILTQTRRHSYIVSLFGIRHVVLAVNKIDLVGYSEARFREIYDEYRKFVRNLGFTTVVGIPMSARHGDNVIAGSTNTPWYMGPSLLDHLEAIEIGAEKEEPPLRFPVQWVNRPNSEFRGYSGTVASGSLRAGDKVIIARSGRMSQVKDIVTMDGKIAEAGAGEAVTLVLKDDIDVSRGDLICAADARPEVADQIAAHIIWMSEDPLLPGRPYQLKCGTSTVRATVTGLKHKIDVNSFSELASKSLDLNEIGFCNLSLAEPIAFDAYEENRATGAFILIDRFTNATVAAGMIRFGLRRATNVHWQALDIHKGARAEMKHQRPCMLWFTGLSGAGKSTIANLVEKKLHALGRHTYTLDGDNVRHGLNRDLGFTDADRVENIRRVAETAKLFVDAGLIVLVSFISPFRSERRMARELVDKGEFVEVFVDTPIEVCAARDPKGLYKRAMAGEIKNFTGIDSPYEIPRDAEIRVDTTDRKPEAVAEEIIAYLSEGGYLG